DNA from Methanolacinia paynteri:
AGGGGGAGATCCCCCTCCCTATAACCCTCCCCCCGTTGCGATAGGTCGCACTCGGGGATGGACAAGCATCCCCGAGTGCTCCATGAAAGTATGTCTTCGATCTCAAAACTCCAAAGTGCTGGGTCGTGTTCGATAAAGTTAATCTCTCCCGGCCGAGGCTACCCGGACGGGTAGCGTCCAGGCCGGGTTATCGCCATTGCGAAAGTTCGCGCAGCGAACTGAGCTTGGGCTGCCCCGTAGGGGCTTAAGCCCGATTTCAAACCACAGAAAACACTAAAAAACTCAATAATATTGAGGGAGCATATCTTTGTTACATGCAGATCGGAGTGATTGGCGCATCGGAATGCGACAAAACCCTTGACTCCGTTGCGGAAGAGACGGGACGGCTCATCGCTAAGAGCGGTGCTGTTCTCGTGTGCGGCGGAAGAGGCGGTGTTATGGAGTCAGCATGCCGCGGTGCTAATGGAGAAGGGGGGATGACACTTGGAATACTGCCCGACAGTTCATCGGGGAATCTGTATCTTGGTGCGGTTGTGAAGTCTAACCTCGGGATCGCCAGAAATGCACTTGTAGTCGGCTCTTCTGATGCAGTAATTGCTGTTGGCGGTTCATATGGCACATTGTCCGAGATTGCGATGGCCCTGAAGATGGAGATCCCCGTCTTCGGTCTTGAAACGTGGGACATCCCCGGAGTTGAAATGTGCAAAACTCCTGATGAAGCGGTTTCCAAAGCTGTTTTAGCCGCTGAAAACAGAATGTGATGCAGATGCTTATTGCGATAGTCAGCTCTTCGCTCGATCCGGCAGGAACGGCGATAAGGAAGTCGCTTTTATCGATGCTTGACACCGATGGGTCTGAAGATATTGTGTACGGCGGCCACACACTCCGCTTCTTCGAGACGAAAGATCGGCTGATCTACGAGAACAATCTTGATGAACGAACCGGTGCCGACCTGATAATTTTCATATCCCGGCATACGAGCAAAAATCCCTTTCCCGCTCTGACAGTTCACGTGACCGGAAACTATGGTGATGCCGCACTCGGCGGAGAACCCCGGTCGCTCGCCGCGGCAGCACCTGACTGGATGCATGCAGTATTAAACGAGCTGAATAAAAGAACCCCCGCGGAATACAGGGTTTCATACGAGGTGACGCACCACGGCCCGACCAATCTAAATACTCCTTCATTCTTCGTCGAGATCGGCAGTACCGAAAAAGAGTGGTGCGATGAGAATGCCGCACGGGCTGTTGCATCATCTCTCCTTGAAGTTCTCTCCGCCGGGAGTGTAAGCGGGATCAGGATCGTCGGGTTCGGCGGCAATCATTATGCGGCAAGGGAGACCGAAACTGCACT
Protein-coding regions in this window:
- a CDS encoding TIGR00725 family protein, producing the protein MQIGVIGASECDKTLDSVAEETGRLIAKSGAVLVCGGRGGVMESACRGANGEGGMTLGILPDSSSGNLYLGAVVKSNLGIARNALVVGSSDAVIAVGGSYGTLSEIAMALKMEIPVFGLETWDIPGVEMCKTPDEAVSKAVLAAENRM